A part of Amycolatopsis camponoti genomic DNA contains:
- a CDS encoding glycine betaine ABC transporter substrate-binding protein has protein sequence MRRTTAAVLALVAVLAAGCTIGKDQTGAQVGEGSIKKIDALSGAQIRVSSKEFDEQLLLGQIALVALQAAGASPQDKTNITGSSNVRQALTSGAVDLYWEYTGTAWISYLKQTKPIADPQAQYDAVKQADAANGVSWWARSPANDTYAIAGNPATVAKTGVKTVSDYAALVNKDPGAASTCMGPEFKSRDDGFPGLAKTYGFALPDAQVHLLNDAVVYPSIGKGDPCGFGSVASTDGRVAGQKLVVLDDDKHFFPTYNPAIAIAAGVAGKYPQLEQLFTPIAAKLDTATLTDLNKKVSVDGQKPATVAHDWLKAAGFIG, from the coding sequence ATGCGACGCACGACTGCCGCTGTTCTCGCGCTCGTCGCGGTGCTTGCCGCGGGCTGCACGATCGGCAAGGACCAGACCGGCGCCCAGGTGGGCGAGGGATCCATCAAGAAGATCGACGCGCTGAGCGGCGCGCAGATCCGCGTCAGCTCCAAGGAGTTCGACGAGCAGCTGCTGCTCGGCCAGATCGCGCTCGTCGCGTTGCAGGCGGCCGGGGCGAGCCCGCAGGACAAGACCAACATCACCGGGTCGAGCAACGTCCGCCAGGCGCTCACGAGCGGCGCGGTCGACCTGTACTGGGAGTACACCGGCACCGCGTGGATCAGCTACCTCAAGCAGACCAAGCCGATCGCCGACCCGCAGGCCCAGTACGACGCGGTCAAGCAGGCCGACGCGGCCAACGGCGTCTCGTGGTGGGCCCGCTCGCCGGCCAACGACACCTACGCCATCGCGGGCAACCCGGCGACGGTGGCCAAGACCGGCGTCAAGACGGTGTCGGACTACGCGGCGCTGGTGAACAAGGACCCGGGAGCGGCGTCCACCTGCATGGGCCCGGAGTTCAAGAGCCGCGACGACGGCTTCCCGGGGCTGGCCAAGACCTACGGGTTCGCGTTGCCCGACGCGCAGGTGCACCTGCTCAACGACGCCGTCGTCTACCCGAGCATCGGCAAGGGCGACCCGTGCGGCTTCGGTTCGGTCGCCTCCACCGACGGGCGCGTGGCCGGGCAGAAGCTGGTGGTGCTGGACGACGACAAGCACTTCTTCCCGACCTACAACCCGGCCATCGCGATCGCGGCCGGCGTCGCGGGCAAGTACCCGCAGCTGGAGCAGCTCTTCACCCCGATCGCGGCGAAGCTCGACACGGCGACGCTCACGGACCTGAACAAGAAGGTGAGCGTGGACGGCCAGAAGCCGGCCACCGTCGCGCACGACTGGCTCAAGGCGGCGGGCTTCATCGGCTGA
- a CDS encoding cellulase family glycosylhydrolase → MGVVLTVLSAAGFVVAPAPPASAATDPPAFAGPLSTRGRYIVDANGDRFKLKSANWHGGSGTWTGSGDVNDPANHHAGEIAYQTPLGLDRASIDTVIDGLAQLGLNSVRLQFSNAMIHDTRPVPDLPANPGLHGLTPLQVYDRVVDRLTARGFAVILNNHTTTSRWCCGLDGNERWNTAQSEQQWQDDWLFMARRYAANKRVVGADLYNEVRRNVFDDPNWGWGNDKDWQRASQQVGDRILTEANRDLLIIVEGINWTGLPIDGFAHGRPTLEPARTLSHTLVDSGKLVYSAHFYGYTGPNHSGATGVGETHDPRYRDLSPQELRDTLYRQAFFVEQDTGKHYTAPLWISEFGEGRGTTDAASRAWFENFVSYLAETDTDFAYWPAVGFQTNGSGDGWSLLAWDAAGHRIDVLDGTDWRGPAWQRLVTAPTRTGQIAPAEHWSMLNLDYADFQESRTVRALGDWDSGARKGVCPDGQRLTGLAHTGGRGLCTGTLPTPTAYTTVRDESYVDIDWASGYTKAQCPPDHAVVGYSVRGAAVSAVLCGRSPAPLGRAGRTVWFDRGDNRPAGDPGGDFASGNYKGQCAPGEYVAGVAYTGRVGSSRTPDALLCRS, encoded by the coding sequence CTGGGTGTCGTGCTCACCGTGCTGTCCGCCGCCGGATTCGTCGTCGCTCCCGCGCCACCGGCGTCGGCCGCCACCGACCCGCCCGCCTTCGCGGGCCCGCTGAGCACCCGCGGGCGCTACATCGTCGACGCGAACGGCGACCGCTTCAAGCTGAAGTCCGCCAACTGGCACGGCGGGAGCGGGACGTGGACCGGGTCGGGCGACGTGAACGACCCCGCGAACCACCACGCCGGCGAGATCGCCTACCAGACCCCGCTCGGGCTGGACCGCGCCTCGATCGACACCGTGATCGACGGGCTCGCGCAGCTGGGCCTCAACAGCGTGCGACTGCAGTTCTCCAACGCGATGATCCACGACACGCGGCCGGTGCCGGACCTGCCCGCCAACCCCGGCCTGCACGGCCTGACCCCGCTGCAGGTGTACGACCGCGTCGTCGACCGGCTCACCGCGCGCGGGTTCGCCGTGATCCTCAACAACCACACCACGACGTCGCGCTGGTGCTGCGGGCTCGACGGCAACGAGCGCTGGAACACCGCGCAGTCCGAACAGCAGTGGCAGGACGACTGGCTGTTCATGGCCCGCCGCTACGCCGCGAACAAGCGGGTGGTCGGCGCCGATCTCTACAACGAGGTCCGCCGCAACGTCTTCGACGACCCGAACTGGGGCTGGGGCAACGACAAGGACTGGCAGCGCGCGAGCCAGCAGGTGGGCGACCGCATCCTCACCGAGGCCAACCGCGACCTGCTGATCATCGTCGAAGGCATCAACTGGACCGGCCTGCCGATCGACGGCTTCGCCCACGGACGGCCCACGCTGGAGCCCGCCCGCACGCTGTCGCACACGCTCGTCGACTCCGGGAAGCTCGTGTATTCGGCGCACTTCTACGGCTACACCGGCCCGAACCACTCCGGCGCGACCGGCGTCGGCGAGACCCACGACCCGCGCTACCGCGACCTCTCACCCCAGGAGCTGCGCGACACCCTGTACCGGCAGGCGTTCTTCGTCGAGCAGGACACGGGCAAGCACTACACCGCGCCGCTGTGGATCAGCGAGTTCGGCGAGGGCCGCGGCACCACCGACGCCGCTTCCCGGGCCTGGTTCGAGAACTTCGTGAGCTACCTCGCCGAGACCGACACCGACTTCGCCTACTGGCCCGCGGTGGGTTTCCAGACGAACGGCTCGGGTGACGGCTGGTCGCTGCTCGCCTGGGACGCGGCCGGCCACCGCATCGACGTCCTCGACGGCACCGACTGGCGCGGCCCGGCCTGGCAGCGGCTGGTGACCGCGCCGACGCGGACCGGGCAGATCGCGCCGGCCGAGCACTGGTCGATGCTCAATCTGGACTACGCCGACTTCCAGGAGTCACGCACGGTCCGGGCGCTGGGCGACTGGGATTCCGGCGCCCGCAAGGGCGTCTGTCCCGACGGCCAGCGCCTCACCGGCCTCGCGCACACCGGCGGCCGCGGCCTCTGCACCGGCACGCTGCCCACGCCCACGGCCTACACGACCGTCCGCGACGAGTCCTATGTGGACATCGACTGGGCGTCGGGGTACACGAAGGCGCAGTGCCCGCCCGACCACGCCGTGGTCGGTTACAGCGTCCGGGGCGCGGCGGTCTCCGCGGTGCTGTGCGGCCGCTCCCCCGCCCCGCTCGGCCGCGCCGGCCGCACGGTCTGGTTCGACCGCGGCGACAACCGCCCGGCGGGCGACCCCGGCGGCGACTTCGCTTCGGGCAACTACAAGGGACAGTGCGCGCCGGGCGAATACGTCGCCGGGGTGGCGTACACGGGCCGGGTGGGCTCGAGCCGGACGCCCGACGCGCTGCTCTGCCGCTCCTGA